TGCAAATAAGTTATGCTTATTATGATGCACTAAAAATACAGTTCTACGTACTAATTCCCAATCTGATCAATTGTATCATtattggaaagagagaaaaaatttatTCAACTTTGACCTTTGTCCTGCACAGACCACTTGCTACCTCATTCGAAGGCAGACATGGCAGTGTGCGCTATTGGGTGAAAGCTGAATTGCATAGGCCTTGGCTTCTACCAGTAAAATTAAAGAAGGAATTTACAGTCTTTGAACATATAGATATCAACACTCCTTCATTACTGGTAAGAACTTGACAGAATTACTCATTCTTCTTCTGGcgtaaaaataatgaagtataaTAACTGAAACAACATCAACATGTAATTTTACCTAATATTTATTTGCTAGTTTAACTACAGCTGCTCTTTTAAGTATTATATCAGTTTAGCAACTCTAACTGCTGGTATTTTGAAGGCTAAGTTATCCTGTACTTGGAGTTGCTTGATTTTTACgatacataaaatacatttgtcaATCTAAATCGATCCTACTAAATTGTAGAATCccattaaggaagaaaatttggtGAACTGTTTCTCTTTAattataaataaagaataatcTATGGAAGGAACAGTGCAACTCTTAATATTTTTAGTGAGGGACTGCTAACttcaaaatgcaaagtaaaaaattTAATGCAGTGCATAATTGATAATTTCCATATGGATAGTTTTCTACTGATGGGGAGAAATCATCACAATTCTGTATAATCCTttcctgaaatttcattttatcaaAATAACTTTAATATCACAACTGCTTTCAATGAGGATTTGATTTCAGTCTGGCCTAAGATTCCTTTATTTTATCCCTTCCTCAAATTTTaatctagagggaaaaaaaatttagaagtcCATTGAAATAGGTTTCTTGTGTGTATGGGTGAAAAATCAGGCTTGCAAAGGGACCTTGCACAAACTCCATTAAAAGTGAAGGTCTCTCATTTGACtttaatgggctttggatcaagccccAAATCCTGATGTTGtgtaaaataagtctttttaatATAGATGAAACAGGATCATTCGGAAACCGAGGAAAAAGCAGGAGTCAAGATTACAGTAGTTTCGCTTagttattttgtttctgaaatacagcTTAATGGAAAGTGCGAAGATGTTCTGATTTACTGTTAGTTAAATGAAAAGCTCTGCAACAGTATGTTGGGATGTGTAGGCTATGAAGCCTTTTGTTTTAAGCTATACAGTATTTACTTTTagtattaaaaactgttttaagtaTGGCTGTAGTATGGAGGATGGCAGAAAAAGCAATACTAATACAGCAACGGAATTAGGACAAACATTGTATAATGCTGTTCAAATTGCTTGAGACTTTTCCTATGAAAGTAGCTTTGTTTATCAAAATATGTAATAATAAGTGCATTATGAAAATGATTATTTTCCTGTGTTGatttaaatacctgaagagatTCATGGAGCTCCTAATTTAATggacaatatttttctcttcttgcagtCACCCCAAGCAGGCACAAAAGAAAAGACTCTATGTTGTTGGCTTTGTACCTCAGGCCCAATATCCTTAAGTGCCAAAATTGAAAGAAAGGGCTACACCCCAGGTATGTAATAGAAGTAATTCTAGGatatgcttttccttcctttttaaagctACAGTTTGTACTTactgtttttatataaatgaaacaTTAAGGATATTTTTACCACCTCAGTCTGCATTTAGCAATCTTCTCGCTATACTCTGTTAACTAAGACAGCACTACTTGTATCTCTAGATTATTAAAGGACCTCATCTATTAGACTGGTATGTttggggttggtgttttttttggttggtgtagtttttttgtgtgtgtgtgtttgttttttttaatgggggggTGTcatgtttgtttgtgggggtttttttgtttgttttgggttttttttgaacagcTCATGGGGATCTTGCTTCTATTAGCATCAGTGGATGTTTTTCCAGGTAGAGCTGTGATAGCAGCATCTGGTGAGTTATAACAGTAAATAGAATGTGACAGTTTGCTTAAGCTGCCTTGTAAATGTAAAGAGAACTTGAAAAtatgtttgggtgttttgtttggggttttttttggttttgttttgtttcaggtgaATCAATTCAGATCTTTGCTGAGATTGAGAATTGCTCTTCCCGCATGGTGGTGCCAAAGGCAACCATTTACCAAACACAGGCATTCTATGccaaagggaaaatgaaggaagTCAAACAGCTTGTTGCCAACCTCCGTGGGGAATCCTTGTCATCTGGCAAAACAGAAACCTGGAATGGCAAGCAGTTGAAAATTCCACCTGTTTCCCCCACCTGTTTTCTCTAAtcaagctgggagggggcacagccaagacagttgatccaaactggccaaagggctcttccataccatatgacatcatgctcagtatgtaaactggggggagtttgttgttcccccctccccgccccgggttttgttcctctcttgttgttttccttttcattacaatttcttttttctttttcccaattattaaactgttcttatctcaacccacaaggtttcttacttttgcttttccaattttctcccccatcccactggagggagGGTGatagagcagctgtgtggtgcgtagttgctgactgaagctaaaccacaacagtcctttttggtgcccaacatggggctcgaagggtttcagaaaacaacagattaaccagagcatattaaggaattcagatctgttaatagttgcaggtCACGATATTGATCCATCAGttcttagcattggtttacctgatcttcaccatgctcatttttttgctgtacatgttaaagatcggtgttggtttttgcagtttgctgtgctctgcttgaattggtgatgttttgcttgggagatttgttattaaaacagtgaccttgagctcAATTTGGTgtctaagttttgtactgaagccattactgtacttcgggtaccaccttgTGGAGaaaattagcaattatacttcttcctctgagaggtttttttatggaggaaatgcagagtggcaccttcgctaccttcttctatgatgtttcctccttcattacaataacttttcagtatcttgaacatctttgggtagttaagatagatctattggtattgcttgcgaatactgttttggttttgtctaaggctAATAAGCAATtaaagaatatcatccagagatctgccccaaggctggatagttatgagtggcagggtgtgtggaatagtatgggcaaatgcctaggatggtgggcccctccagtgttttggaacttcacccctgaacaagtgcaggatcctgaaaaattagtagaatatttggaaaaagtatgctgtcaccctgccaattctaaggagacacaaatcactgcaacgtgctggggcctggcccatgcctaccgagccctgttcaacactgttCAGTACCCttaaggggaagagaaggtctctggatctgacaataAAGTGACAGGCATGGTGCCTGCTCcaacacaccccccaccccacccccaccctgggTGACAGGTGCTGTGTCTACTCCAGCCCCACCCCCCCAGTGACAGGTGCCACAGCTGAACCGgggaaccaacctgtgtcagtatTGGTctcccctatacacaagaagaaatcttggaggtgaaagtcagcttgtttagaaaggtaatatgaaaaagcagggccatcacaaggagaggaagaggaagaactcgtaaatgagacggaaatcacccgatccctatccctgagtgagctgagAGATAagtgaaaacatttcagctgttgtccaggcGTGCATGTTGTCAcgtggctgctctgatgctgggataatggggccagtagcctggaattagagggtaaggaagccaaacagctgggatccctttctagggaagggggcattgacaaagcaattggaaaaggggcaccagccctcagcctctggaggcggctcctgtcagctatgaaggaatgatatcccttcaaggaagatgttgtatatcgccccgggaaatggaccaccatggagaaaggtatccagtgcctgagggaattagccatgctggaggtgatttatggtgacctggacaacgagcagttatccaaagatccagatgaagtccagtgcatgcaacccatgtggcagaagtttgtacagagcACACCAgcatcgtatgccaactcattggcaatactgacctggaaagacggagagggtccaacagtggatgaagtggctagccaactGCGGGAATAccaagaaagtatctcttcctccatgttgcagatggagtgatgcacttcacttgtaacagagaagcaaaaaatactttattgatataaaacggtgagttaacaaggttcagtggtaaatgcaacagtggtttatcAAGATtggatggcaaggtacacttgataatttactgcatagaggacaggacaaaactcttggagaccctcccgttgagtcatgaggtttggaaaaagatccccttgctttctaaactccttctcagagaggagtctaggtgcagctagatccagtcctagtcccagacttggtcaacggtttatgtctaaaggattatatgtgcgcaatcaatcctttatatcacttagctaagatttcaaagtttagcatgctattagtcacttaccgaggatctgttgcggcaaggaatatttcaacctcgaggagtaaccttgagaggacttcctgctcaaggggagatgctggcgtgcagcccgctgccatgcaggagagctcaaagggctctcgggttgtccactatttaaggagtaagatgattgacttatggtcatatttgcatatcagcaagacatCTGGCTCCCTGCTTCAGATAGCCCTTGGCTACTGTGTTTCCATCCATCTCCCCAAAGAACAGCATAACCCCCACTTGTGGTTATTGCTTATGTGGGGGCGAGCACACTCCCACACTCCGTTGTCTCTGCTGTGGAGGAACTGGTCCAGCAACTCTAAGAGGATAGACCCTACTCCCTACCTGTATGAACCAACATCTCGGGTATCAGGAGTCACtgttctgctcaagagagaggatttAGAGGgcacacaccacggggcaccctgtggttttacctgcgtgaccacggagaggacatgaggaagtgggatggaaaacctacctcaaccctagaggcacgggtacatgagttgcaaggaaaaacaatcgccaaagggggttcttcaaggaaaattgctgctctggtttccagtggacagttccccagacagagtaaaagggctgatcttactcctgatttaaatgaaggagctcctgactcgtatgtacaagaagtgggtaatgaatactatgaccaggactagaggggccctgcctccagccaggtggaggaaagggacaaccaggtttactggactgtgtggattcaatggcctggcacatcagacccacaggagtataaggctctagtagacccCAGTACACAGTGtcccctgatgccatcaagctatacaggggcagaacccatctgtatgtgtggagtgacagggggatcccaacagctaactgtattggaggccgaagtgagcctaactgggaatgagtggcaaaagcaccccattgtgactggcccagaggctctgtgcatccttggcatagactacctcagcagagggtatttcaaggacccaaaagggtactggtgggcttttggtatagctgccttggagaaggaggaaattaaacagctgtctaccttgcctggtctttcagaagacccttctgttgtggggttgctgagggtcgaagaacaacaggtgtcAATTGCTATGACaatggtgcaccagaggcaatatcataccaactgagactccctgattcccatccataagctgattcgtcgactggagagccagggagtgatcagtaagactcgttcaccttttaacagtcctatatggccagtgagaaagtctaattgagagtggagactaacagtagactatcatggacTGAAGGAagtcatgccactgctgagtgctgccatgccagagatgctggaacttcaatatgaactagagtcaaaagcagccaaatggtatgctacaaatgatattgctaatgtattcttctcaatccctttggcagcagagtgcaggccacagtttgctttcacttggaggggcgttcagtacacttggaatcgactg
Above is a genomic segment from Mycteria americana isolate JAX WOST 10 ecotype Jacksonville Zoo and Gardens chromosome Z unlocalized genomic scaffold, USCA_MyAme_1.0 Scaffold_18, whole genome shotgun sequence containing:
- the LOC142402918 gene encoding arrestin domain-containing protein 3-like isoform X1, whose protein sequence is MVLGKVKSLAISFDCLNDSSLPVYSSGDTVSGRVNLEVTGEIKVKSLKIHARGHAKVRWTESRNAGSNTAYTQNYTEEVEYFNHKDVLLGHERDDDNSEEGLHTIHSGRHEYAFSFELPQIPLATSFEGRHGSVRYWVKAELHRPWLLPVKLKKEFTVFEHIDINTPSLLSPQAGTKEKTLCCWLCTSGPISLSAKIERKGYTPGESIQIFAEIENCSSRMVVPKATIYQTQAFYAKGKMKEVKQLVANLRGESLSSGKTETWNGKQLKIPPVSPTCFL